The following are from one region of the Actinopolyspora halophila DSM 43834 genome:
- the upp gene encoding uracil phosphoribosyltransferase, protein MDVRVIEHPLTQARLSTMRDARTDNAAFRAALQELTLMLLYEAIRDAEVAEEFIHTPVARTKGYRLANPPLLVPVLRAGLGMADQAHRLIPEAQMGFIGLARDEETLRPTPYLESLPDDLSGRPVIVLDPMLATGGSMLHTIKLLHDRGAADITAICTLAAPEGIDRLSESGRPVRLVTASVDERLNESGFIVPGLGDAGDREYGPR, encoded by the coding sequence ATGGATGTCCGGGTCATCGAACACCCCCTCACGCAGGCTCGACTGTCGACCATGCGCGACGCGCGCACCGACAACGCGGCGTTCCGCGCCGCACTGCAGGAACTGACTCTGATGCTGCTCTACGAGGCCATCCGGGACGCCGAGGTGGCCGAGGAGTTCATTCACACGCCGGTGGCGCGTACCAAGGGGTATCGACTGGCGAACCCGCCGTTGCTGGTCCCGGTGTTACGTGCCGGGCTGGGGATGGCCGACCAGGCGCATCGCCTGATTCCGGAGGCCCAGATGGGCTTCATCGGGCTGGCCAGGGACGAGGAGACGTTGCGGCCCACTCCGTACCTGGAGTCGTTGCCCGACGACCTGTCCGGACGTCCCGTGATCGTGCTCGACCCGATGTTGGCCACCGGGGGTTCGATGCTCCACACGATCAAGCTGCTGCACGACCGGGGAGCCGCCGACATCACGGCGATCTGCACGCTGGCCGCTCCGGAGGGGATCGACCGGCTGTCGGAATCGGGACGGCCGGTGCGGCTGGTCACGGCCAGCGTGGACGAGAGGCTCAACGAGTCCGGGTTCATCGTCCCCGGGCTCGGTGACGCCGGGGACCGGGAGTACGGGCCGCGCTGA
- a CDS encoding glycoside hydrolase family 18 protein, which produces MSLNPRSTRRLSALAAGTAVFAGMLAVPASATVDEKTEQRATSGDTAVTGSAAQSGSRKVGYFTQWSIYDRQFYVKDLDTSGTADKLTHINYAFGNLDSSGQCFTGNQAGEADAWADYQKRFSAANSVDGEADTWDQPLAGNLNQLKELKAKHPHLEVYLSLGGWSWSENFHDAAATPQSRAQHVKSCIDMWLRGNLPELGGSPQGGEGVAEGVFDGVDIDWEWPASEGGPGNVVDPADKENYTKLLREWRDQLDALENEKGRSYDLTAFLPASPDKIEAGFEVDKIFDSLDFATVQGYDLHGAYEETTNHQSALRSPTGDPSPERFSIDKTMNEYLTRGAPADELVLGVPFYGRGWTGVPDRNDGLFQPSTGPAPATYEDGYEDYKTLKQKVEQYTLHRDEEAGFAWLFDGDTFWTFDDPTEIARKMRYVNDNDLGGAMIWSLDGDTADGELMTAVDRNLE; this is translated from the coding sequence ATGTCTCTGAATCCGCGTTCCACCCGGCGATTATCGGCACTGGCCGCAGGCACGGCGGTGTTCGCCGGAATGCTCGCCGTCCCCGCCTCGGCCACGGTCGACGAGAAAACCGAACAACGTGCCACCAGCGGTGACACCGCGGTCACCGGTTCCGCCGCGCAGAGCGGTTCCCGCAAGGTCGGCTACTTCACCCAGTGGTCGATCTACGATCGGCAGTTCTACGTCAAGGACCTGGACACCTCGGGCACCGCGGACAAGCTGACGCACATCAACTACGCGTTCGGGAACCTGGACTCCTCCGGGCAGTGCTTCACCGGCAACCAGGCCGGCGAAGCCGACGCGTGGGCCGATTACCAGAAGCGCTTCTCCGCGGCCAATTCCGTGGACGGCGAAGCCGACACCTGGGACCAGCCCCTGGCCGGCAACCTCAACCAGCTCAAGGAGCTCAAGGCGAAGCACCCGCACCTCGAGGTCTACCTGTCCCTCGGCGGGTGGTCCTGGTCGGAGAACTTCCACGACGCCGCTGCCACACCGCAGTCCCGCGCCCAGCACGTGAAGTCCTGCATCGACATGTGGCTGCGCGGCAACCTGCCCGAACTCGGTGGTTCACCGCAGGGCGGCGAGGGTGTCGCCGAGGGGGTGTTCGACGGAGTCGACATCGACTGGGAGTGGCCCGCCTCCGAGGGAGGTCCCGGCAACGTCGTCGATCCCGCGGACAAGGAGAACTACACCAAGCTGCTGCGGGAGTGGCGCGATCAGCTCGACGCCCTGGAGAACGAGAAGGGGCGAAGCTACGACCTGACGGCCTTCCTGCCCGCGTCCCCGGACAAGATCGAGGCGGGCTTCGAGGTCGACAAGATCTTCGACTCGCTGGACTTCGCCACCGTTCAGGGCTACGACCTGCACGGGGCCTACGAGGAGACGACCAACCACCAGTCGGCGCTGCGCAGTCCGACCGGCGATCCCTCGCCCGAGCGGTTCAGCATCGACAAGACCATGAACGAGTACCTGACCAGGGGAGCACCGGCCGATGAACTGGTCCTCGGGGTCCCGTTCTACGGACGGGGCTGGACCGGAGTTCCGGACCGCAACGACGGTCTGTTCCAGCCCTCGACCGGACCGGCGCCTGCCACCTACGAGGACGGCTACGAGGACTACAAGACGCTCAAGCAGAAAGTCGAGCAGTACACCCTGCACCGGGACGAGGAGGCAGGGTTCGCCTGGTTGTTCGACGGAGACACCTTCTGGACGTTCGACGACCCGACCGAGATCGCCAGGAAGATGCGCTACGTCAACGACAACGACCTCGGCGGAGCCATGATCTGGTCGCTGGACGGGGACACCGCGGACGGTGAGCTGATGACCGCCGTGGACCGGAACCTGGAGTGA
- a CDS encoding glycosyltransferase, whose amino-acid sequence MLSRHKVVRGAALAAIATGTVYRSVRTLRKARSILPLGQEPSSTVLPPTVTVVVPARNEEAVLDNCLRGIREQTYGSERGTRSDAPALRVVVVDDGSTDRTGEIADEHAAQDPRVHVVHSEGPPPGWSGKVHAMHTGVEAAGEPEAGEWLLFVDADTVLAPELLSKLLGTAERADADLVSTPGGPPENSSASWPVLMPAGLQMIGENADPLGKGGKAFAIGHCILMRRSHYDKIGGWASLSGRRNEDIAIATAVRDHGGVTRLVEGLSYVTTSGMDPFKQGWDSFRKSFVAGTNGSLPVLLGVGFGQIALSLASPAMLAAGVRTRKPGLVALGALGWVAQSVSHDRTARVMHADPGLAPVAPFTNAVFGGITLHGAVEVVRGATSWKGRASTF is encoded by the coding sequence GTGCTATCACGACATAAGGTTGTCCGAGGAGCCGCCCTCGCCGCGATCGCCACGGGAACCGTGTATCGCAGCGTGCGCACGCTCCGGAAAGCGCGCTCCATACTGCCGCTCGGTCAGGAACCGTCGAGCACCGTTCTTCCCCCCACCGTCACCGTGGTGGTGCCCGCGCGTAACGAAGAAGCGGTGCTGGACAACTGTCTGCGTGGAATACGCGAGCAGACCTACGGCTCGGAGCGCGGAACGAGAAGCGACGCACCCGCTCTGCGGGTGGTGGTGGTCGACGACGGGTCCACCGACCGAACCGGTGAGATCGCCGACGAACACGCCGCGCAGGACCCCAGGGTGCACGTCGTGCACAGCGAGGGGCCTCCGCCCGGCTGGAGCGGCAAGGTGCACGCGATGCACACCGGGGTGGAAGCCGCAGGCGAGCCCGAGGCGGGCGAGTGGCTGCTCTTCGTCGACGCCGACACGGTGCTCGCCCCGGAACTGCTCTCCAAACTGCTCGGAACGGCCGAACGGGCCGATGCGGATCTGGTCTCGACGCCGGGTGGTCCTCCCGAGAACAGCTCGGCCAGCTGGCCGGTGCTGATGCCCGCCGGTCTGCAGATGATCGGGGAGAACGCCGATCCCCTGGGCAAGGGCGGAAAGGCCTTCGCCATCGGGCACTGCATCCTGATGCGACGTTCGCACTACGACAAGATCGGCGGCTGGGCCTCGTTGTCCGGCCGACGCAACGAGGACATCGCCATTGCCACGGCCGTGCGGGACCACGGTGGGGTGACGAGGCTCGTCGAGGGACTGTCGTACGTGACCACGAGCGGTATGGATCCGTTCAAGCAGGGCTGGGACTCCTTCCGCAAGAGCTTCGTCGCGGGCACGAACGGTTCGCTGCCCGTGCTGCTGGGGGTCGGTTTCGGTCAGATCGCGCTGTCGTTGGCCTCGCCCGCGATGCTCGCCGCGGGAGTGCGCACCCGGAAACCGGGGCTGGTCGCGCTCGGCGCGCTCGGTTGGGTCGCGCAGAGCGTCTCGCACGACCGAACGGCTCGGGTGATGCACGCCGATCCGGGGTTGGCCCCGGTCGCGCCGTTCACCAACGCCGTTTTCGGGGGGATCACGCTGCACGGAGCCGTCGAAGTGGTGCGTGGGGCGACCAGTTGGAAGGGACGCGCGTCGACCTTCTGA
- a CDS encoding flavodoxin family protein, translating into MPRLLIVHHTPSPGMQAMFEKVVEGATTDEIEDVEVVRRPALAATASDVLAADGYLLGTPANLGYMSGALKHFFDQIYYPCLDSTSGRPFGLYVHGNEGTEGAIRAARSITTGLGWKQVAEPVALTGQPDSEGLDACWELGATVAAGLMP; encoded by the coding sequence GTGCCGCGTTTGCTGATCGTCCACCACACGCCCTCGCCGGGCATGCAGGCCATGTTCGAGAAGGTCGTCGAAGGGGCCACCACCGACGAGATCGAGGACGTGGAGGTCGTGCGCAGGCCCGCACTGGCCGCGACGGCGAGCGACGTGCTCGCCGCCGACGGGTACCTGCTGGGGACCCCGGCCAATCTCGGGTACATGTCCGGGGCGCTCAAGCACTTCTTCGACCAGATCTACTACCCGTGCCTGGACTCCACGAGCGGCAGGCCCTTCGGGCTGTACGTGCACGGCAACGAGGGCACCGAGGGCGCGATCCGGGCCGCCCGGTCGATCACCACCGGGCTCGGCTGGAAGCAGGTCGCCGAACCGGTCGCCCTCACCGGGCAACCCGACTCGGAAGGGCTGGACGCCTGCTGGGAACTGGGCGCGACCGTGGCGGCCGGGCTGATGCCGTAG
- a CDS encoding TetR/AcrR family transcriptional regulator, translating into MSAEDVQDGNSRKRAPARERLLDTASELFYRHGIRAVGIDTVIEHAGVAKMSLYNHFRSKDELVVAYLERRERRWCEFLDARAPDAAAEPVERLRGMLDVLGSWLAEECPRGCAFTNAEVELADPEHPAHEVIRADKEHLRERIGAVLGDAGVSGVEHLADQVFMLFESVLVTFGMGTVEDPVRAAKDVVSRLLG; encoded by the coding sequence ATGAGTGCCGAGGACGTCCAGGACGGGAACTCCCGGAAGCGAGCACCGGCCAGGGAGCGGCTGCTCGACACCGCCTCCGAGCTCTTCTACCGGCACGGTATCCGCGCGGTCGGCATCGACACCGTGATCGAACACGCCGGTGTGGCCAAGATGAGCCTCTACAACCACTTCCGCTCCAAGGACGAGCTGGTGGTGGCCTACCTGGAGCGGCGCGAGCGGCGCTGGTGCGAGTTCCTCGACGCGAGGGCCCCGGACGCCGCCGCGGAACCGGTCGAGCGACTCCGCGGGATGCTCGACGTCCTCGGTTCGTGGCTGGCCGAGGAATGCCCCAGGGGCTGCGCCTTCACCAACGCCGAGGTCGAGCTCGCCGACCCCGAACACCCGGCCCACGAGGTGATCAGGGCCGACAAGGAACACCTGCGCGAGCGTATCGGAGCCGTGCTCGGCGACGCGGGTGTGAGCGGCGTCGAGCACCTCGCGGACCAGGTCTTCATGCTCTTCGAGAGCGTGCTGGTCACTTTCGGGATGGGCACGGTGGAAGACCCCGTGCGGGCGGCCAAGGACGTGGTTTCCCGGCTGCTCGGGTGA
- a CDS encoding phospho-sugar mutase gives MPLESELSEAARRWLDGDVDEDGRAELRELLTSAESGDEEVVAELRQRVAQPLGFGTAGIRGPVRAGPNGMNRAVVVRTTAGLANWLRRGEELGTVVVGHDARHGSTRFAADTAGVLHAAGFRVYVLPEALPTPLLVYATRALGAVAGVQITASHNPPADNGYKVYLSGGDPLVAPFDEEIEREIARVGPAREVERAEQGWEHYERVLDDYLARAETLPRGGTRDLRVAATALHGVGARPLRYALHLAGFTDVHLVADQEEPDPDFPTVEFPNPEEPGVTDAVLELAGEVGADLAVALDPDADRCAIGVPAREGGWRMLRGDETGVLLGDHVLSTMDASGRDPLVATTIVSSAMLRSIATDHGVRYDETLTGFKWLMRAGDGAATGLVYAYEEALGHCVDPEYVRDKDGLSTAVVTCDLAATLKARSGSLLDRLDELESRHGVHETGQLSVRVRDLSTIDETMRGLREQPPGELAGLAVSTTDLLPDADVLVLRGGTGAEEAEGPGGLRVVIRPSGTEPKLKCYLQAVEPVRDPTSDSELTAARGRAREMLSTLTSQVRSLVES, from the coding sequence ATGCCGCTGGAGAGCGAACTGAGCGAAGCCGCCCGGCGCTGGCTGGACGGGGACGTCGACGAGGACGGCCGCGCGGAGCTGCGGGAGCTGCTGACCTCGGCCGAGAGCGGTGACGAGGAGGTGGTCGCCGAGCTCCGTCAGCGGGTGGCGCAGCCGCTCGGTTTCGGCACCGCGGGGATACGGGGGCCGGTGCGGGCGGGCCCCAACGGGATGAATCGGGCCGTGGTGGTGCGCACCACTGCCGGGCTGGCGAACTGGCTGCGGCGCGGGGAAGAGCTCGGCACCGTCGTGGTCGGGCACGACGCACGGCACGGCTCGACACGGTTCGCAGCGGACACCGCCGGGGTGCTGCACGCCGCGGGTTTCCGAGTGTACGTGCTCCCGGAGGCACTGCCCACACCGCTGCTCGTGTACGCCACCAGAGCCCTGGGAGCGGTCGCGGGCGTGCAGATCACGGCCTCGCACAACCCTCCGGCCGACAACGGTTACAAGGTCTACCTCTCCGGCGGGGACCCCCTGGTGGCCCCGTTCGACGAGGAGATCGAGCGCGAGATCGCACGCGTCGGACCCGCGCGCGAGGTCGAGCGCGCCGAACAGGGCTGGGAGCACTACGAGCGGGTGCTCGACGACTACCTGGCCCGAGCGGAGACTCTCCCGCGCGGGGGGACGCGTGACCTGCGAGTGGCCGCGACCGCGCTGCACGGCGTGGGAGCCAGGCCACTGCGGTACGCGCTGCACCTGGCCGGGTTCACCGATGTGCATCTCGTCGCCGACCAGGAGGAGCCCGATCCGGACTTCCCCACCGTCGAGTTCCCCAACCCCGAGGAGCCGGGAGTCACCGACGCCGTTCTGGAGCTGGCCGGTGAGGTCGGAGCCGATCTGGCCGTAGCGCTCGATCCGGACGCGGACCGCTGCGCGATCGGAGTACCGGCGCGCGAAGGCGGTTGGCGGATGCTGCGCGGCGACGAGACCGGGGTGCTGCTCGGTGATCACGTGCTCAGCACGATGGACGCTTCCGGGCGGGATCCGCTGGTGGCCACCACGATCGTGTCCTCGGCGATGCTCCGCTCGATCGCCACTGACCACGGCGTTCGCTACGACGAGACGCTCACGGGCTTCAAATGGCTGATGCGCGCGGGCGACGGCGCGGCCACGGGACTCGTCTACGCCTACGAGGAGGCGCTGGGGCACTGCGTGGATCCGGAGTACGTGCGCGACAAGGACGGCCTGTCCACCGCCGTGGTCACCTGTGATCTGGCAGCGACCCTGAAGGCGCGTTCCGGCTCCTTGCTGGACCGGCTGGACGAGCTGGAGTCCCGGCACGGTGTGCACGAGACCGGGCAGCTCTCCGTGCGGGTGCGGGACCTGTCCACCATCGACGAGACGATGCGGGGACTGCGCGAGCAACCACCGGGCGAGTTGGCCGGACTGGCGGTGTCCACAACGGACCTGCTGCCCGACGCCGACGTGCTCGTCCTGCGCGGCGGCACCGGGGCGGAGGAAGCCGAAGGCCCCGGAGGGCTGCGCGTGGTGATCCGCCCCTCCGGCACGGAGCCGAAGCTCAAGTGCTACCTGCAGGCCGTGGAACCGGTGCGGGACCCCACCTCGGACTCGGAGCTGACCGCGGCTCGCGGCAGGGCTCGGGAGATGCTGTCCACGCTCACCTCGCAAGTGCGGTCGCTGGTCGAGTCCTGA
- a CDS encoding purine-nucleoside phosphorylase, which yields MASGAAGALAEFTGAARHDLAVVLGSGWQPAAEEIGSPETELSMSELPGFDSPGAVGHSGRMWSLTVGDKRVLVMLGRTHLYEGLGVDKVVHGVRVAAAAGCRSVVLTNAAGGLRPDMSVGQPVLIADHLNMTARSPLVGARFVDLTDLYARRLRDIAGEIDPSLTEGVYAGMPGPHFETPAEIGMLRTLGADLVGMSTVQEAIAARAAGAEVLGLSLVTNPAAGTTGEPLNHQEVLEAGRASASRMGKLLRSLVERA from the coding sequence GTGGCGAGCGGGGCGGCCGGGGCACTGGCCGAGTTCACCGGAGCCGCGCGGCACGACCTGGCCGTGGTGCTCGGTTCCGGGTGGCAACCGGCGGCCGAGGAGATCGGCAGCCCCGAAACGGAACTGAGCATGTCCGAGCTCCCCGGGTTCGACTCCCCGGGGGCCGTGGGGCACTCCGGCAGGATGTGGTCCCTGACAGTCGGGGACAAACGCGTGCTGGTGATGCTCGGACGCACGCACCTCTACGAAGGACTCGGTGTCGACAAGGTGGTGCACGGCGTGCGCGTGGCAGCGGCAGCGGGCTGCCGGAGCGTGGTGCTCACCAACGCGGCGGGCGGACTGCGCCCGGACATGAGCGTGGGCCAGCCCGTGCTCATCGCGGATCACCTGAACATGACGGCGCGCTCACCGCTCGTCGGCGCGCGGTTCGTGGACCTGACCGACCTGTACGCGCGGCGGCTGCGCGACATCGCCGGAGAGATCGACCCGTCCCTCACCGAGGGGGTCTACGCGGGCATGCCGGGCCCGCACTTCGAGACTCCCGCCGAGATCGGGATGCTGCGCACGCTCGGCGCCGACCTCGTCGGCATGTCCACCGTGCAGGAGGCCATAGCCGCGCGGGCGGCCGGAGCAGAGGTGCTCGGGCTCTCGCTGGTCACCAATCCGGCGGCCGGGACGACGGGGGAACCGTTGAACCACCAGGAGGTACTCGAGGCGGGCAGGGCCTCGGCTTCCCGCATGGGCAAGCTGCTGCGCTCGCTCGTCGAACGGGCCTAG
- a CDS encoding serine/threonine-protein kinase, translating into MPEAEPESDEPVAGRLIADRYRMHTKIGGGAMGSVWSGTDELLRRPVAIKVVQLPKGIPAEEAAEIRERTLREARAIAVVSHPNVVTLYDVAREGEDPFVVMELVPSQSLATIIREHGPLDDRQLAALTNAVAAALDTAHRSGVVHRDVKPGNVLLSSDGQIKLSDFGISRNVAEPTLTRTGIMLGTPAFIAPEVAAGEAITSAADLWGLGASLFAAAVGRPPYDSDDNPVETITSVVNDPVPEPDKQGPIGEVIAGLMVKDPQLRISLREVRRLVQPLLPEPGADPFAHLLSAEASTERTPLPGTPAPSHTSEEERHPEVGSRESAEPSPSGGTGRGAPKTSSEAEEQPAPLAADPGPLPFTPSAPAPRKRSRIGIVVLALAAIVVFALSSAGTFLGARYLADQPLLPVGDGTRGTVLPEPVHLREYHGRITHRGDDGASDYSISAPTGWSRFQEYSQGPPTRNMTVHFLSPDGRTELAIQRFGNYYERGYTTRGYLLALGNEHRNPGNMTMLSQRTDGPSRSGGHRDRILTYRTTSPGIGGTDSQRVRRFTTARVMARDGDLWVVRVTAPDRSDARDLHERTASRFRAG; encoded by the coding sequence GTGCCAGAAGCGGAACCCGAATCCGACGAACCCGTGGCAGGTCGGCTGATAGCCGATCGGTACCGGATGCACACCAAGATCGGCGGCGGCGCCATGGGCTCCGTATGGTCCGGTACGGACGAGCTGCTGCGCAGGCCGGTCGCCATCAAGGTGGTACAGCTTCCCAAGGGGATCCCGGCCGAGGAGGCCGCCGAGATCCGGGAACGCACCCTCCGGGAAGCCAGGGCGATAGCCGTGGTCTCGCACCCGAACGTGGTCACTCTCTACGACGTGGCCCGGGAGGGCGAGGACCCGTTCGTCGTCATGGAGCTGGTTCCCTCGCAGAGTCTGGCCACCATCATCCGGGAGCACGGTCCGCTCGACGACCGGCAGCTGGCCGCACTCACCAACGCGGTCGCCGCGGCGCTGGACACCGCGCACCGCTCCGGCGTGGTGCACCGTGACGTCAAACCGGGCAACGTGCTGCTCTCCTCGGACGGCCAGATCAAGCTGAGCGACTTCGGCATATCCAGGAACGTGGCCGAGCCGACCCTCACCCGCACCGGCATCATGCTGGGCACCCCGGCGTTCATCGCCCCCGAGGTCGCCGCGGGAGAGGCGATCACCTCCGCCGCCGACCTGTGGGGGCTCGGGGCCAGCCTGTTCGCGGCCGCCGTGGGAAGGCCGCCGTACGACAGCGACGACAACCCGGTGGAAACCATCACCTCGGTGGTCAACGATCCCGTTCCCGAACCGGACAAGCAGGGCCCGATAGGCGAGGTCATCGCCGGGCTGATGGTCAAGGACCCGCAACTCCGGATCTCACTGCGCGAGGTGCGCAGACTCGTACAGCCCCTGCTGCCCGAACCGGGGGCGGACCCCTTCGCCCACTTGCTCTCCGCCGAGGCCTCCACCGAACGCACCCCGCTCCCCGGCACCCCGGCTCCGTCCCACACGAGCGAGGAGGAGCGACATCCCGAAGTCGGTTCGCGCGAATCCGCCGAACCGTCGCCTTCCGGGGGAACCGGGCGAGGGGCCCCGAAGACGAGTTCCGAGGCGGAGGAACAGCCTGCCCCCCTCGCCGCCGACCCCGGACCGCTCCCGTTCACGCCGAGCGCTCCGGCACCGCGCAAGCGTTCCCGGATCGGGATCGTCGTGCTCGCGCTGGCCGCGATCGTGGTGTTCGCCCTCTCCTCGGCCGGAACCTTTCTCGGAGCGCGGTACCTCGCCGACCAACCGTTGCTGCCGGTCGGGGACGGAACGCGGGGCACCGTGCTGCCCGAGCCGGTGCACCTGCGCGAGTACCACGGCAGGATCACCCACCGCGGCGACGACGGGGCGAGCGACTACAGCATCTCCGCCCCCACTGGGTGGTCCCGATTCCAGGAATACAGCCAGGGGCCGCCCACCAGGAACATGACCGTGCACTTCTTGTCCCCGGACGGGAGGACGGAGCTGGCCATCCAGCGTTTCGGCAACTACTACGAACGGGGCTACACGACACGCGGATATCTGCTCGCCCTGGGAAACGAGCACCGGAACCCGGGCAACATGACAATGCTTTCACAACGAACGGACGGACCGTCCCGATCGGGAGGGCACCGCGACAGGATACTGACCTACCGGACCACTTCACCGGGAATCGGCGGGACCGACTCGCAGAGGGTGCGGAGGTTCACCACGGCCCGCGTCATGGCCCGCGACGGAGATCTCTGGGTCGTCCGGGTGACCGCTCCGGACAGGTCCGACGCCCGCGACCTCCACGAGCGCACCGCTTCGCGGTTCCGCGCGGGCTGA